One genomic region from Homalodisca vitripennis isolate AUS2020 chromosome 6, UT_GWSS_2.1, whole genome shotgun sequence encodes:
- the LOC124364844 gene encoding Krueppel-like factor 8 encodes MSTELSPPHTPPPLQYKMYQKPVDMEAVSSILSYGYMDKKKLAVLSSKRAFVEPNLPTPQPSDSDSDDSDLPLRKRVCRPQPDCELARMLLSSTPPRTPSPVESKVTSVAVSVIMKVNKDGVCSSEPFANVGNQRRSEEIFPTAAKCNTNDSKYSAKIFCDITDDSVRKPPNCVDSKLAVTNTSVTTASSERFVSSQNILKSIKFKMSTRKEEIIVENKDTFRDSSVSAVKGCSSQPSSPPSVNTLAQSRLQPAPTLPSQPSSPPSVNTLAPGRLQSVPPPPSATQRTIAIAPKPFYPIVTVPDTQTVILSGGTLIPVNSSSPYLQSQPVTGSLIPVTTASKLSSPSAPVAHVVLSPPGSPEMPNICPSFVFFTANPSPVEDKDHNADPRRRIFECEHEGCGKNYFKSSHLKAHMRTHTGEKPFVCQWPECGRRFSRSDELSRHKRTHTGEKKFVCSVCSRRFMRSDHLAKHAKRHAKDGPAPSSPSPLQIGLMIPAQSTA; translated from the exons ATGAGCACAGAGCTATCACCCCCACACACGCCACCACCCCTGCAATACAAG ATGTATCAGAAGCCTGTTGACATGGAAGCCGTCAGCAGCATCCTTTCCTACGGCTACATGGATAAGAAGAAACTGGCGGTCTTGAGCAGCAAGCGGGCTTTTGTGGAGCCCAACCTGCCGACCCCGCAGCCTTCTGACTCGGACAGCGATGACTCGGATCTCCCACTCCGGAAGCGAGTCTGCCGTCCACAGCCGGATTGTGAACTCGCCAGA ATGCTGTTGTCGAGCACACCTCCCCGCACCCCCAGTCCTGTCGAGTCCAAGGTGACATCAGTCGCGGTCTCTGTCATAATGAAGGTTAACAAGGATGGTGTGTGCTCTTCTGAACCGTTCGCCAATGTTGGAAACCAGAGGAGGTCTGAGGAGATCTTTCCTACTGCCGCCAAATGCAATACAAACGATTCCAAATATTCTGCCAAAATCTTCTGTGATATTACCGATGATTCTGTGAGGAAGCCACCAAATTGTGTTGATTCAAAATTAGCAGTGACGAATACGAGTGTTACTACTGCATCATCGGAGAGATTTGTGTCTTCCCAAAATATACTGAAGAGTATTAAATTTAAGATGAGTACAAGGAAGGAAGAGATTATTGTGGAGAATAAGGATACGTTTCGGGACTCCTCGGTGTCGGCAGTGAAAGGATGTTCATCCCAGCCATCTTCGCCTCCATCGGTGAACACCCTTGCCCAGAGCAGGCTGCAGCCTGCACCAACACTTCCATCTCAGCCATCTTCGCCTCCATCGGTGAACACCCTTGCCCCCGGCAGGCTGCAGTCTGTTCCACCACCACCATCGGCAACTCAGAGGACCATAGCCATCGCTCCAAAGCCTTTCTACCCTATAGTCACCGTCCCGGACACGCAGACGGTGATTCTCTCGGGAGGAACACTCATCCCGGTCAACTCCTCGAGTCCCTACCTGCAGTCACAGCCGGTCACCGGATCTCTCATTCCGGTCACGACCGCTTCTAAGTTGTCCAGTCCATCTGCCCCCGTGGCTCATGTAGTACTGTCCCCTCCAGGATCCCCGGAGATGCCCAACATCTGCCCGTCCTTCGTCTTTTTCACCGCCAACCCCTCCCCTGTGGAAGACAAGGATCACAACGCAGACCCTCGCCGCAGAATCTTCGAGTGCGAACATGAAGGCTGCGGCAAGAACTACTTCAAGTCTTCCCACTTAAAGGCTCACATGAGAACACACACAG GTGAGAAGCCGTTCGTCTGTCAGTGGCCAGAGTGCGGTCGTAGGTTCTCTCGCTCCGACGAGCTCTCAAGGCACAAGCGAACGCACACTGGAGAGAAGAAGTTCGTATGCAGCGTGTGCAGTCGGCGCTTTATGCGCTCTGACCACCTGGCCAAGCATGCCAAGCGCCATGCCAAGGATGGTCCTGCTCCCTCCTCCCCCTCACCACTACAAATAGGACTGATGATTCCCGCTCAGAGCACTGCATGA